Genomic DNA from Comamonas resistens:
TCCTTGGAGTAGGCTCCGTCCCAGACCAAGCCCTCCCAGCCGGGATAGGACCAGGTCGAGGCACCCATATGCAGATTGGCAGGCAGCTGGGAAGCCAACTGCGCATATTGCATGGCCTGTGGGGCCAGGGCGATATCGCCGCGCCGGGGCTTGCGTGTCTGGAGTTCGGGCTCCGCGACTGGCTCAGGCAAGGTCTGTCCCGGGCTCGCCTTGAGCGGCGGCTCATCGGCAAAGAAGTCGTCCTGGAACAGATCTGGCATGGTGCCAAGGATTTTAATGAAATTGGCAGTTGGCGCTTATATGGCAAGCGCTGATAGCTATGAAATCCATAGTTTTTAAGCTTTGCTTGCACTTTGCCTGCCCATTCCGCCCGGTGTGGCGGCATGCGTATGGCAAACTCATTAGCTTTCTATATGGCACGCCGTGGGGCGAGTATCGAATGCAAAAAATCATTGGTCAGATTGCTCAGGAACTGGATGTCAAGCCGCAGCAGGTCAGTGCGGCGGTGGAGCTGCTGGACGGCGGTGCCACGGTTCCGTTTGTGGCCCGCTACCGCAAGGAAGCCACGGGCGGGCTCGACGACACGCAGCTGCGCACGCTTCATGAACGCCTGACCTACCTGCGCGAGCTGGAAGACCGCCGCGTGACCGTGCTCAAGGCCATTGACGAGCAGGGCAAGCTGACCGATGCGCTGCGCCTGGCGATTGCCAGTGCGCCGACCAAGCAGGAGCTGGAAGACATCTACCTGCCGTTCAAGCAAAAGCGCCGCACCAAGGGCCAGATCGCCAAGGAGTTCGGCATCGAACCCCTGGCCGACAGGCTGTTCGCCGACCCCACGCTCGATCCGCACAAGGAGGCCGAGGCCTTCTGCAAGCCTGCCACCGTGCTGGATGACGGCAAACCCGGTCCTGACTTCAGCACCACCTTTGCCGTGCTGGACGGCGTACGCGACATCCTGTCCGAGCGCTGGGCCGAGGACCCGGCGCTGGTGCAGAAGCTGCGCGAATGGCTGTGGGATGAAGGCCTGCTCAAGTCCAAGAAGGTCGAGAGCAAGAACGAAAACGACCCCGAGGTCGCCAAGTTTCGCGACTACTTCGAGTACGACGAGCCCATTGGCCGCGTGCCCTCGCACCGTGCCCTGGCCGTGTTCCGTGGCCGTGCACTGGAGGTTCTCGAAGCCAAGCTGGTGCAACCTGTCGAGCCTGAACCGGGCCAACCCAGCCTCGCCGAGGGCAAGATCGCGCTGCACCTGGGCTGGAGCCACGCCAAGCGCGCGGCCGACGACCTGATCCGCAAATGCGTGGCCTGGACATGGCGCGTGAAGCTGAGCCTGTCCACCGAGCGCGACCTGTTCTCGCGCCTGCGCGAGGATGCTGAAAAGGTGGCCATCAAGGTCTTCGGCGACAACCTGCGCGACCTGCTGCTGGCCGCACCCGCGGGCCAGCGCGCCGTGATCGGCCTGGACCCCGGCATCCGCACCGGCGTCAAGGTGGCCGTGGTGGACAGCACCGGCAAGCTGGTGGATACGACCACCATCTACCCGCATGAGCCGCGCCGCGACTGGGACGGCTCGCTGGCCGTGCTCGCCCGTCTGGTGGAAAAGCACGATATCAATCTGATTGCCATCGGTAACGGCACAGCCAGCCGCGAAACCGACAAGCTGGCGGCAGACCTGATCAAGATCGCGTCCAAGGCCGACAAGAAGATCGAGAAGGTGGTGGTCAGCGAGGCCGGTGCCTCGGTCTATTCGGCCAGTGAGTTTGCGGCGCAGGAAATGCCCGATATCGACGTAAGCCTGCGCGGTGCGGCATCGATTGCCCGTCGCCTGCAGGATCCGCTGGCCGAGCTGGTCAAGATCGACCCCAAGAGCATTGGCGTGGGCCAGTACCAGCACGATGTGAACCAGAGCGAGCTGGCCCGCCAACTGGATGCCGTGGTCGAGGATTGCGTGAACTCCGTGGGCGTGGACTTGAACACCGCTTCTGCCCCGTTGCTGACGCGCGTTTCCGGCCTGTCGGGCTCGGTCGCCAAGTCGGTCGTGCGCTGGCGCGATGCCAATGGCTCGTTCAGGAACCGCAAGCAGTTGATGGACGTGGCGGGCCTCGGCGCCAAGACCTTCGAGCAGGCGGCGGGCTTTTTGCGCATACGCGGCGGCGACAACCCGCTGGACATGACCGGCGTGCATCCCGAGACCTACCCGGTGGTGGAGCAGATCATCGTCAAGACCGGCAAGCCGATCGACCAGATCATGGGCCGCGGCGAGGTGCTCAAAAGCCTCAAGCCCGAGCAGTTTGCCGACGACAAATTCGGCGCCGTGACCATCAAGGACATCCTGGGCGAACTCGAGAAGCCGGGCCGCGATCCGCGCCCTGACTTCGTGGTGGCGCGCTTCAACGACGGTGTGGAAGACATCAAGGACCTCAAGGAAGGCATGACGCTGGAAGGCACGGTGAGCAACGTGGCCCAGTTCGGTGCCTTTGTGGACCTGGGCGTGCACCAGGACGGCCTGGTCCATGTGAGCCAGATGAGCCACAAGTTCGTCGAGGACGCACGCGAGGTGGTCAAGACCGGCCAGATCGTCAAGGTCAAGGTGCTGGAAGTCGATGTGGAGCGCAAGCGCATCAGCCTGACCATGAAGCTCGATGCAGCGCCCGCAAGACGCGACGGCCCGCGCGACAACCGCTTCGAGGGCGCTGGCCGTGGCAACAGCTATGGCGGCAATCGTGGCGGTGGTCGGGACGGCTATGCGCAGCCTCAGCGTGGTAACCAGCCCACACAGCAAAATGCCATGGCTTCAGCTTTTGCCAAACTGCAGGGCCTGAAGAAATAATCTCTCCTTTGGTCGCCATACGAAAATATTGAAAGGCGACCTCCTGAGGAGAGGGAATGCGAGGACAAAAAGGCCGGATTCTGCCGGCCATTGCTGTATTGCTGCTGGTGGCGTTTGTGGGCATGAAAATGACATCCCGAGGGTGGATGTCGCTCGACAAGCTCAAGGACAGGGTGGAAGCAGAGCGCCCCATGCCCCTGGTCTGGCCTCCGGCGCTCGCCGCTGCCGACGAAGGTTTTTGTCATACCGTCAAGCTCAATCTTGCGCAAATCGACAAAGCGCAGGAGGAGGGGCTGGCGGTGGACAAGAGTCGTCGCTGCATCAGCCGCACCACGATGGCTGAGTACGAGGCAGAAAAAGCCCGTCATGCGGCAGCCAGGCGTGCCAATGCTGCGCGACGCGAAGAGCAGGCGCAGATAGAAAAAACGGTGGAGCAGCAGATATCGACGGGGGCCATCACCTTGCAGAATCTGCTGCAGGCGCGTGCGGGACTGCAGACGCAGATCGTCACGGCGCTGCTGCCCAATGCTAGGACGGCCATCGCGCCCATGCCGCAGCCGCCCGCACAGTGGTTTGTACCCATGAGCTATGCCAGTGGCAATCTGCAGCTCAAAGCCTTTGTCACGCCCGATCCCGGTGGTGGACGCAAACTGCCGCTGATGGTGTGGCTGACCGGTGGGGACTCCAACACCCTGGGGGATTTCTGGACCGAAGGGGCGGCTGCGAATGACCAGAGCGCCGCGGCCTTTCGCAAGGCCGGCATGGCCATGCTGTTCCCTGCGCTGCGCGGCGGCAACGACAACCCGGGGCAGCGCGAGTACTTCTGGGGCGAGGTGCAGGACGTGGCCGCGGCCATCCTGCAGGCAGCGCAGCTGCCTTATGTCGATGCTTCGCGCATCTATCTGGGTGGCCACAGCACAGGCGCTACGCTGGCACTGCTGACGGCAAGCGCGGGGCTGCCTGTACAGGGGGTGTTTGCTTTCGGTCCGGTGGACGATATCAGCGGCTATGACTGGCCGGTGAAATGGGGGCAGTTGCCAGTCGAGGAGAGGCGGCTGCGCTCGCCCATGTACTGGCTGCATGGCATCAAGAGCCCGACCTGGATCATCGAGGGCAGCAAGCGACCCAGCAATATCAACAGTCTGGACAATCTTTGTGCTGTACGAAAATCGGAGCATGTGCACTGCGTTACCGTTCACGGGAGTGACCACTTTTCCGTGTTACAACCCATGACGCGCAGGATTGCCAGCCAGTTGGTCATGGGGCAGCCGGTGCAACTGCAAAGAGATGAAAAGCTATAGAACAGCGGGTGAGCCTGTCGCTGCGCAGCCTGCCCTGCCGCCCAAGGAAGAAGTGGCAGAGCGGTCTTCCGTACCGGGCGAGACTCGCACCAAACCACTGCCGTTAGCTGCCGTGCTGGAGGCACAGTCCACGCTGCCCAGCCAGCCGCGGGCGCTTGCGCTGCTAGCTAGCGAGCTGCTCAGACCACAGCCGCATATGCGCAGTCTGTCGCAGCTTTTTTCCATGGATCCTGTGCTTGCCGCCCGCTTGCTGGCCATGGCCAATGGCCCCGCGCATTTGATGCGCCAACGCGTGCACAGCATTCCCGAGGCGCTGGTCGTGCTCTCTCCCATGCAGCTGCGCCAGTTGCTGCACAAGGCCCGGCCCGGGGTGGATCGTCCTTCGGCCTCTGGCTGGCAGCTGGCATCGTTTTGGCGCTATAGCCTGGATACGGCTCGTCTGGCGCGTGCGCTGGCCATGTCGGTGCAATGCAATGCTTCGGCAGCCTATGCACTGGGGCTGGTCCATGGCCTGGGTGAGCTGCTGCTGCAGCAGGCAGACCCGGGCACCGCGACCCGGCTGACCGAGCTGCTGGAGCCGCTGCACCCGCGCAGGCCTTTGGTGGAGATGCAACTGATGGGCTACTGCTCGGCCCAGATCTGCGCCCATCTGGCCAAGCAGTGGAGTCTTCCCTCCGTGCTGGCCGAAGCGCTGCAATATATGCACCAGCCGCTGCAGCAGCCGGTCTTCGAGCCTTTGACCGGGGTGTTGCATCTGGCCATGTGGCGGGCCGGTACGCGCGCCTTGGGATGGAGCGAGCGCCAGCTGGCGGTTTCGTTTCCCGCAGAAGTCGGGCTGGCGCTGGGCATGGATATCGACATGGTGTTGCGCCAGGCATCGATTGACTGGCATGCGGGCGGCGAGCCCGATGTGATTTTCTAGGCCTTTTCAGCGATGGCGCCTGGATGATGGAGTCCGTGCCTGCTTAGGTGACAGGTGAAGATTCCCGCCATCAGCAACAATGTGCGCATGACTTCTTCTCCGCGCAGCTTGCGCATCTATGCCGGCCCCAAGGCTCTGACCCATCTGCGCCAGAATGGATTGGCGCCTGAGGATGTGCGTGTCATTCCTGCCGCAGCAGGCGGGCCCAAGGGCTTGATTCTGGGGCCGCTTGATCGCTTTATTTTCGGCCATTGGCTGGCGCGGAGCCGGCTGCCGGTCGACCTGGTGGGCGCCTCCATCGGAGCCTGGCGCATGGCGACGGCCTGTCTGGAGCAGCCCGTGCAGGCATTCGAGCGGCTGGAGAGCGACTACATCGCCCAGCGGTTTGATCCGCCCGCCGGGCAAAAGCGCACACCGGCCTGGCTGGTCAGTGAGCGGTTTGCACAGAGTCTGCAGGATTTCTATGGCGGCAGAGTGGCCGAGGTGCTGAACCACCCGCGCTACCGCCTGCATGTGGTGACTTCGCGTGGGCAAAAGCTGCTGGCGCGCGAATCGCGCTGGCGCACGCCGGTCGGCTACCTGGGCGCATTTGCCGCCAACGCGCTGCACAGGCCCGCCCTGGGGCGCTGGCTGGAGCGCGTGGTGTTTTCCACGGGTGAGAGCGGCTCTGTGCATGGACTGCCTTTTTCGGCGGGCGGCTTGCGCACGCGGCAGGTGAGCCTGAACGAGGCCAACTTCATGGATGCGGTGCGCGCCAGCTGCTCGATTCCCTTTGTGCTGCAGGCCGTGCACGATATCTCAGGCGCGCCGCGCGGGGCCTATTGGGATGGTGGCATTACCGACTATCACATGCACCTGGACTATGTGGCGTCGCAGGCCTCGGAGGGAAGCGGCGGCATCGTGCTTTATCCCCATTTCCAGAAAGCCGTGGTGCCGGGCTGGCTCGACAAGGGGCTGCGCTGGCGGCACAAGCCCAGCCGTTTTCTGGATGCCATGGTGGTTCTGGCCCCGGACCCCGCCTGGGTAGCAGGCCTGCCGCGTGGCAAGCTACCTGACCGCCATGACTTTGTGGATTTCGGCAGCGACCATGACGCCCGGGCCGCAGCCTGGAATGCTGCAACTGCTGCCAGCCGGCAATTGGCCGATGAATTTGCGCAATGGCTGGAGCATCCGGATATGTCCCGGGTGGAGGCTTTGTAGCCTGTTCTTCGTTGTGATGAGCAGTCGGCGCCTGCCGTGCGCAAATTTACGGTAAAAAACTGTACGCAATGCGCATGTTTCAAGCGCTTGCAGCTATCAATATCCATTAGCCGAGAATTGCGGTGCAGGCTGTGCCGTCTCCCGGCTGCAAGCGTTGCAAGGCTCTCTCAACACCACAAGGCCGTTCATGTCCCTGCCTCCACCCGACCACCACCACATCGGTCCCGATGATGCACAGGAGCCTGTGAAGCTGGGCGCGGTTGCTCCGGGCGAGCCTTATGCGCGGGCGCCGGTCGAAATTGAAGCGCTGAATCGCAAGCCCCAGTCGGGAGCGACCAGCTGGAGCGGCACCGAGCGACGGCGCAGCCCTGCCATGCCTGGCCTGGTGCAGCTGGGCGATATGGTGCCGGCGCTGCGCCTGCTGGTGGGCATGATGATCGCGAGCCTGGTGATCGCGGCCCTGTACTTTGGACGGGAGATGCTGATTCCGCTGGCTCTGGCTTCGTTGCTGGGCTTTTTGCTGGATCCGGCCGTCTCGCGCCTCAAGCGCTGGGGCCTGCCACGGCTGGCTGCAGCCGTGGTGGTGGTGGCGCTGGCGCTGGGTGTGCTGGGAGGGCTTGGCATGTATCTGGGCAGCCAGGTGCAGCAGCTCAGCGCGGATCTGCCAACCTACCAGTCCACCATCCGCGACAAGCTGCGTGGCCTGCGCAAAAAAGCCAATATGCCCAGCGCCTGGGATGGAGTCTTCAAAACCTATCACACCGTGGAAAAGGAGATGGTCAACACGGACGGCAAGCCAGCACGCGTGCAGAAGGTACAGATCGAGACCCCCGAGTCCAAGCCCACGACGCAGATGCTGCAATGGCTGAGCCGGATTGCCGAGCCGGTCACCACGGCCGGCATTGTGTTGCTTTTTGTGATCTTGATCCTGCTCGATCGCGACGAGCTCAGGGATAGGCTGCTGCGGCTGATGGGCGGCAATCTGCATCTGGCCACCGATGCGCTGGACGAGGCCTCGCGGCGCATCGGCAAATATCTGCGCATGCAGTTCATCGTGAACCTGAGCTATGGCATCCCGCTGGCTGCGGGCCTGTGGTTGATAGGCGTGCCCGGTGCCATTCTCTGGGGCGTGCTGGGGGCCATCATGCGCTTTGTGCCCTATGTGGGGCCCATGCTGTCGGCCGTGTTTCCTCTGGCACTGGCTTTTGCCGTGGATCCCGGCTGGAATATGTTTCTCATGACGCTGGGCCTGATCTTGCTGCTGGAGCTGATCAGCAACAACGTGATCGAGCCCTGGCTGTATGGCTCCAGCACGGGGCTGTCCACGCTTTCCATCATCGTGGCGGCCACTTTCTGGACGGCGCTGTGGGGTCCCATTGGACTGATTCTGTCCACGCCGCTGACGGTCTGCCTGCTGGTGATGGGGCGCAATATTCCGTCGCTCAAATTCATAGAGATCCTGCTGGGCAGCGAACCCGTGCTGGGTCCGCAGCAGCGCCTGTATCAGCGGCTGCTCGCCGATGACAGCGACGACGCCGTCAGCACGGCCCTGGAGACGGTGGAGCAGGGCCTGCCCGTTAGGCCAGGCCAGCAGGACAAGGCCAATGCCGTGAGCAATTTCTATGACGAGGTGGCGATTCCTGCGCTGCGCATTGCCACGCAGCAGCATCTGGAGACGGCCACGGCCGAGCATAGGCTGCGCCTGTCCAGCGGCATGGATGCGCTGCTGGAAGAGCTGCAGGAGCATTACCCCGTGAGCAATGAGCCGCAGCCGGACGCAGCGGGCAAGCCGCGCAGGCGCTTGCGCATTCACAGTGCTGGCGCGCGCTGGGAAGTCGATACGCTGGCGGCAGCGATGGTGGCCCATGTCGAGGGGCTGTATGGCCATGAGGTCAGCAGCTCCGACTGGGCGCTGGCCACGCAGACCCATCTGGGGCTGCGCAGCAGCCATGGCCTGCCTGCCGACAAGGACTGGCGGCAGGCCATGCAATATACCGATCTGCTGGTGCTGTCCATGTTCAACAGCCAGCCGCAAAGCATGGCACGCCGTCTGGTGCGTCGCATGCAGCGGCGCTGGCCCGATGTGCCTATCGTGCTGGCGCTGTTCAATGCACCGACGGCGGCGGCGGATCCCGGCTTTGCAGCCAGGTGCGGGGCACAAGCCTGCGTGACCAGCATGCATGAGCTGCATCTGTGGGTGGAGGCCTTGCAGGCCGAGGAGCTCAGTGAAGGGGTGATTGCCGCGCCTGTGTCCGAAGACGATGCGGCCAGGGTGCAGTGCCTGCATGACAGCGGCGTCATGGATGAGGCGCTGACGCCGCTGTACCGGGACACGGTGCAAAAGGCGATCAATGCTTTCAACACGCGCTGGGCCCAGGTCTCCTGGGTGGATGCTCAGCATGTCTACGCCCCCGGCAGCCTGCTCGTGCTGCAGACCGAGGGCGACCACGGCGCGGGCATGGCACGCGAGCAGAGCATCTGTTCCTACGTGGTCTACCAGGCGGAGCTGGTCGTGATCGGTGATATCGCTCGCGACCCGCGCTTTTCAGGCAATCCGAACCTGCAGCAAAAGCAGGTGCGCTTCTATGCCGGTGCACCGCTGATCGATCGCAAAGGATATGTGCTGGGCTGCTTTGCCATCATGGATGACCAGCCACGCAATATGTCCGATGACGATATGGCGCTGCTCAGCAATATGGCGGAGCAGCTGATGCAGGACATTCGCGAGACGCGCAGGCAGGGCCATGCAGACAAGGAGTGAGTCTGCATGAATCAAAGCCTGCCGCACAAGCGTTTGCGCAGCAGGCTTTTTTATTGCCGCCGGGCCGACCCAAGGCAATAAGCGACCCTCTTGGGGGGAGCGGCCACACGAAGTGGGCAAACGTGGGGGCTTTTTTATTGCCGCCGGGCCGCCCCAAGGCAATAAGCGACCCTCTTGGGGGGGAGCGGCCACACGAAGTGGGCAAGCGTGGGGGCTTTTTATTGCCGCTGGGCCGCCCCAAGGCAATAAGCGGCCCCCTCGGGGGGCAGCGGCCACACGAAGTGGGCAAGCGTGGGGGCTTTCTTATCAACCGGAGTGTTTGCGAACTCAAAGAGAGCTGCTCAGCAACTGCTCATAGTCCTGCGCCGAGGCCAGGCGCGGATTGGTGGCATGGCAGTGGTCCTTGAGGGCGCCCTCAATCACGGCTTGGAACTGCCCGGCTTCCACCCCCATGGCTGCGAGCCCCGAAGGCAGGCCCAGACGTGCATTCATGTCGCGAATGGCCTCGGGAATGTCGCTGCCGCTGGCAAGGCCCATGGCGTGGGCCATGCGGTTGAGCCTGTCTTCGCGCTGCACGCTCTCGGCACTGGCGTTGAAGAGCACCACGGCGGGCAGGAACATGGCGTTGAGCGTGCCGTGGTGCAGGCGTGGGTTCACGCCGCCCAGGCTGTGGCTCAGGCTGTGCACACAGCCCAGGCCTTTCTGGAAGGCCATGGCGCCCTGCATGCTGGCACTCATCAGCTGGCGGCGCGCCTCGCCGTCCAGGCCGTTGCGCGTGGCACGCTCGATATGTGCCCAGCCGCGCGTCAGCCCGTCCAGTGCGATGCCGTCGGCGGGCGGGTTGAAAGCCGCAGCCATGAAGGTTTCCATGCAGTGCGCAATCGCATCCATGCCCGTGGCTGCGGTCAGCATGGGTGGCAGGCCATAGGTCAGTTCGGGGTCGCAGATGGCCGTTTTGGGTACCAGGTGCCAGCTGTGAAAGCCCAGCTTGCGGTGGTCGTCGACGATGATGATGGCGCCGCGCGCCACTTCGCTGCCGGTGCCGCTGGTGGTGGGCACGGCAATCAGCGGGGCCACATGAGCGCCGATGCGGGGCGAGCCGCCCTCGATCGTGGCGTAGTGGGACAGCGGCCCTTCGTGGGTGGCCGCAATGGCCACGCCCTTGGCACAGTCGATGGCGCTGCCGCCGCCCACGGCAATCAGGCCGTCGCAATGCTGGGTCTTATAGAGTTCGGCCGCGGCACGCACGGCCGCTTCCGTGGGGTTGGACGGCGTCTGGTCGAACACGGCGTGGGGCAGGTCGCCCAGCGCCTCCAGGGCTTTTTGCAGAATGCCGGCAGCCTTGACGCCAGGGTCGGTGACGATCAGCGGCTTGCTGATGCCCACGCGCTCACATTCCTGGCGCAGCAGTTTCACGGCGCCGAAGTCGAACTGGATCTGGGTGACGTAATTGATAAAAGCCATGACCTGGGTGCTCAATCTCGAAATGGGAATTTGGAAAATCTAGAGGCCCTGTGCTGCGCCGCAAAGAAAGCAAACCCTGAGAGGGCGGCCAAGGGCGTCGTGCCGGGGACAGGCGCCATGGCACAAGGCGTTTGTGGGTTTGAGTGAAATCAGACGTAAACGCTTTTCGGTCAAACGCCGGCAGCTATTGTTTTTGTAGTTTATCAACCGTGAGGCGCGCTTACCAACTCAGGCCTGATAGTGATAGCGCTGCTCTTCATCGGCGGCGACCTGGCCCGCCGCAGTCAGCTCTGCCAGGTGCTGCTCCATGGTTCGGGTCTCGGCCGCCGCGGCCCAGGGCACATTGGCGCCGCTAGGGTAGAGCAGGCCTATGCCCGTCATCTCGGCAATGGTCTTGGGGGATTCGCGAATCCAGTCCAGAAGCTTGGCATCCCGCTCGTCTATTTTTGAGCTGAAGCTGGCGAGATCGCGCAAGAACACCTGCCTGTCGGTATAGATGCCGCGGTGGTGCGAGGTGACCCAGACCC
This window encodes:
- a CDS encoding Tex family protein is translated as MQKIIGQIAQELDVKPQQVSAAVELLDGGATVPFVARYRKEATGGLDDTQLRTLHERLTYLRELEDRRVTVLKAIDEQGKLTDALRLAIASAPTKQELEDIYLPFKQKRRTKGQIAKEFGIEPLADRLFADPTLDPHKEAEAFCKPATVLDDGKPGPDFSTTFAVLDGVRDILSERWAEDPALVQKLREWLWDEGLLKSKKVESKNENDPEVAKFRDYFEYDEPIGRVPSHRALAVFRGRALEVLEAKLVQPVEPEPGQPSLAEGKIALHLGWSHAKRAADDLIRKCVAWTWRVKLSLSTERDLFSRLREDAEKVAIKVFGDNLRDLLLAAPAGQRAVIGLDPGIRTGVKVAVVDSTGKLVDTTTIYPHEPRRDWDGSLAVLARLVEKHDINLIAIGNGTASRETDKLAADLIKIASKADKKIEKVVVSEAGASVYSASEFAAQEMPDIDVSLRGAASIARRLQDPLAELVKIDPKSIGVGQYQHDVNQSELARQLDAVVEDCVNSVGVDLNTASAPLLTRVSGLSGSVAKSVVRWRDANGSFRNRKQLMDVAGLGAKTFEQAAGFLRIRGGDNPLDMTGVHPETYPVVEQIIVKTGKPIDQIMGRGEVLKSLKPEQFADDKFGAVTIKDILGELEKPGRDPRPDFVVARFNDGVEDIKDLKEGMTLEGTVSNVAQFGAFVDLGVHQDGLVHVSQMSHKFVEDAREVVKTGQIVKVKVLEVDVERKRISLTMKLDAAPARRDGPRDNRFEGAGRGNSYGGNRGGGRDGYAQPQRGNQPTQQNAMASAFAKLQGLKK
- a CDS encoding alpha/beta hydrolase family protein, whose protein sequence is MRGQKGRILPAIAVLLLVAFVGMKMTSRGWMSLDKLKDRVEAERPMPLVWPPALAAADEGFCHTVKLNLAQIDKAQEEGLAVDKSRRCISRTTMAEYEAEKARHAAARRANAARREEQAQIEKTVEQQISTGAITLQNLLQARAGLQTQIVTALLPNARTAIAPMPQPPAQWFVPMSYASGNLQLKAFVTPDPGGGRKLPLMVWLTGGDSNTLGDFWTEGAAANDQSAAAFRKAGMAMLFPALRGGNDNPGQREYFWGEVQDVAAAILQAAQLPYVDASRIYLGGHSTGATLALLTASAGLPVQGVFAFGPVDDISGYDWPVKWGQLPVEERRLRSPMYWLHGIKSPTWIIEGSKRPSNINSLDNLCAVRKSEHVHCVTVHGSDHFSVLQPMTRRIASQLVMGQPVQLQRDEKL
- a CDS encoding HDOD domain-containing protein; this encodes MKSYRTAGEPVAAQPALPPKEEVAERSSVPGETRTKPLPLAAVLEAQSTLPSQPRALALLASELLRPQPHMRSLSQLFSMDPVLAARLLAMANGPAHLMRQRVHSIPEALVVLSPMQLRQLLHKARPGVDRPSASGWQLASFWRYSLDTARLARALAMSVQCNASAAYALGLVHGLGELLLQQADPGTATRLTELLEPLHPRRPLVEMQLMGYCSAQICAHLAKQWSLPSVLAEALQYMHQPLQQPVFEPLTGVLHLAMWRAGTRALGWSERQLAVSFPAEVGLALGMDIDMVLRQASIDWHAGGEPDVIF
- a CDS encoding patatin-like phospholipase family protein translates to MTSSPRSLRIYAGPKALTHLRQNGLAPEDVRVIPAAAGGPKGLILGPLDRFIFGHWLARSRLPVDLVGASIGAWRMATACLEQPVQAFERLESDYIAQRFDPPAGQKRTPAWLVSERFAQSLQDFYGGRVAEVLNHPRYRLHVVTSRGQKLLARESRWRTPVGYLGAFAANALHRPALGRWLERVVFSTGESGSVHGLPFSAGGLRTRQVSLNEANFMDAVRASCSIPFVLQAVHDISGAPRGAYWDGGITDYHMHLDYVASQASEGSGGIVLYPHFQKAVVPGWLDKGLRWRHKPSRFLDAMVVLAPDPAWVAGLPRGKLPDRHDFVDFGSDHDARAAAWNAATAASRQLADEFAQWLEHPDMSRVEAL
- a CDS encoding AI-2E family transporter gives rise to the protein MPGLVQLGDMVPALRLLVGMMIASLVIAALYFGREMLIPLALASLLGFLLDPAVSRLKRWGLPRLAAAVVVVALALGVLGGLGMYLGSQVQQLSADLPTYQSTIRDKLRGLRKKANMPSAWDGVFKTYHTVEKEMVNTDGKPARVQKVQIETPESKPTTQMLQWLSRIAEPVTTAGIVLLFVILILLDRDELRDRLLRLMGGNLHLATDALDEASRRIGKYLRMQFIVNLSYGIPLAAGLWLIGVPGAILWGVLGAIMRFVPYVGPMLSAVFPLALAFAVDPGWNMFLMTLGLILLLELISNNVIEPWLYGSSTGLSTLSIIVAATFWTALWGPIGLILSTPLTVCLLVMGRNIPSLKFIEILLGSEPVLGPQQRLYQRLLADDSDDAVSTALETVEQGLPVRPGQQDKANAVSNFYDEVAIPALRIATQQHLETATAEHRLRLSSGMDALLEELQEHYPVSNEPQPDAAGKPRRRLRIHSAGARWEVDTLAAAMVAHVEGLYGHEVSSSDWALATQTHLGLRSSHGLPADKDWRQAMQYTDLLVLSMFNSQPQSMARRLVRRMQRRWPDVPIVLALFNAPTAAADPGFAARCGAQACVTSMHELHLWVEALQAEELSEGVIAAPVSEDDAARVQCLHDSGVMDEALTPLYRDTVQKAINAFNTRWAQVSWVDAQHVYAPGSLLVLQTEGDHGAGMAREQSICSYVVYQAELVVIGDIARDPRFSGNPNLQQKQVRFYAGAPLIDRKGYVLGCFAIMDDQPRNMSDDDMALLSNMAEQLMQDIRETRRQGHADKE
- a CDS encoding iron-containing alcohol dehydrogenase, whose protein sequence is MAFINYVTQIQFDFGAVKLLRQECERVGISKPLIVTDPGVKAAGILQKALEALGDLPHAVFDQTPSNPTEAAVRAAAELYKTQHCDGLIAVGGGSAIDCAKGVAIAATHEGPLSHYATIEGGSPRIGAHVAPLIAVPTTSGTGSEVARGAIIIVDDHRKLGFHSWHLVPKTAICDPELTYGLPPMLTAATGMDAIAHCMETFMAAAFNPPADGIALDGLTRGWAHIERATRNGLDGEARRQLMSASMQGAMAFQKGLGCVHSLSHSLGGVNPRLHHGTLNAMFLPAVVLFNASAESVQREDRLNRMAHAMGLASGSDIPEAIRDMNARLGLPSGLAAMGVEAGQFQAVIEGALKDHCHATNPRLASAQDYEQLLSSSL